A stretch of Enterobacter cloacae complex sp. ECNIH7 DNA encodes these proteins:
- the ihfA gene encoding integration host factor subunit alpha has product MALTKAEMSEYLFDKLGLSKRDAKELVELFFEEIRRALENGEQVKLSGFGNFDLRDKNQRPGRNPKTGEDIPITARRVVTFRPGQKLKSRVENATPKAE; this is encoded by the coding sequence ATGGCGCTTACAAAAGCTGAAATGTCAGAATATCTGTTTGATAAGCTTGGGCTTAGCAAACGGGATGCCAAAGAGCTGGTAGAGCTGTTTTTCGAAGAGATCCGTCGTGCTCTGGAAAATGGTGAGCAGGTAAAACTCTCCGGTTTTGGCAATTTTGATTTGCGAGACAAAAACCAACGTCCGGGCCGCAACCCGAAGACGGGGGAAGATATTCCCATTACAGCCCGCCGCGTGGTGACCTTCAGACCCGGCCAGAAGTTAAAAAGCCGTGTCGAAAACGCAACGCCCAAAGCAGAGTAA